In Phreatobacter cathodiphilus, the genomic window TGGATGTCAAGGTATGAGCCTGCCCCTCCTCACCGTCCGCGGCCTCGTCAAGCACTTCCCCGTCGCCGGCGGGTTCTTCGGCCCGAAGAAGGTGGTGCGTGCCGTGGACGGCATCGACTTCGACGTCATCGACGGCGAGACCCTCGGCATCGTCGGCGAATCCGGCTGCGGCAAGTCCACCACCGCCCGCCTGCTCATGCACCTGATGGACCCCACCGCCGGCGAGATCCTCTTCGACGGCGCCAAGGTCGGCTCGCCCGACCTGTCCCTGACCGAGTATCGCCGTCAGGTGCAGATGGTCTTCCAGGACAGCTACGCCTCGCTCAACCCGCGCCTCACCATCGAGAGCTCCATCGCCTTCGGGCCGCAGGTTCACGGCGTGCCGCAGCGCGAGGCCATCGAACGCGCCCGCGACCTCCTCGCCAAGGTGGGCCTCGAGCCCCAGCGTTTCGCCGGCCGCTATCCGCACGAACTCTCCGGCGGTCAGCGCCAGCGCATCAACATCGCCCGCGCGCTGGCGCTCCAGCCCAAGGTCGTCATCCTCGACGAGGCGGTCTCCGCCCTCGACAAGTCGGTGGAGGCGCAGGTGCTCAACCTCCTCCTCGACCTCAAGGAGGAGTTCAAGCTCACCTACATCTTCATCTCCCACGACCTCCACGTCGTCCGCTACATGTCGGACCGGGTCATGGTCATGTATCTCGGCAAGGTCGCCGAGATCGGCCCCTCCGAGGCGATCTTCGACGATCCCTTCCATCCCTATTCCGGCGCCCTGACCCGCTCCATGCCGACCATGGACCCGGACAACCGCACCGAGCAGGCGCCGCTCTTCGGCGATCCGCCGAACCCCATCGATCCCCCGCCCGGCTGCCGCTTCCACACCCGCTGCACGTTTGCCGAGGGCGTCTGCTCCCAGCGCGAGCCGGTACTGACCCGCGCCGCGACGCTGCACGACGTCGCCTGCCTCCGTTCCGAGCCCGGCTCCGGCCACACCATGGCGCCGCCGACGGCCGCGGCCGCGTGAGGGCATGACATGCTGACCACCCCGCCCCTCGTCGACATCCGCAATC contains:
- a CDS encoding ABC transporter ATP-binding protein; translation: MSLPLLTVRGLVKHFPVAGGFFGPKKVVRAVDGIDFDVIDGETLGIVGESGCGKSTTARLLMHLMDPTAGEILFDGAKVGSPDLSLTEYRRQVQMVFQDSYASLNPRLTIESSIAFGPQVHGVPQREAIERARDLLAKVGLEPQRFAGRYPHELSGGQRQRINIARALALQPKVVILDEAVSALDKSVEAQVLNLLLDLKEEFKLTYIFISHDLHVVRYMSDRVMVMYLGKVAEIGPSEAIFDDPFHPYSGALTRSMPTMDPDNRTEQAPLFGDPPNPIDPPPGCRFHTRCTFAEGVCSQREPVLTRAATLHDVACLRSEPGSGHTMAPPTAAAA